One genomic window of Bradyrhizobium sp. CCGE-LA001 includes the following:
- a CDS encoding MarR family winged helix-turn-helix transcriptional regulator, which produces MKRKPSTEATSAWIRLMRVQSRVLDCVEQDLKKAGFPPLAWYDALLELSRAPSGELRPVELERQMLIPQYSTSRLIDRLVDEGLASRRECKIDKRGQFVEITEAGRELQKRMWGAYSAAIEKYVGSKLSDADAVKLSTLLDRLGCSCGEMKLPPVANVNESTPSR; this is translated from the coding sequence ATGAAACGCAAACCATCGACCGAGGCGACTTCGGCCTGGATCCGTCTGATGCGGGTGCAGAGCCGCGTGCTCGATTGCGTCGAGCAGGACCTGAAGAAGGCGGGGTTCCCGCCGCTGGCCTGGTACGACGCGCTGCTTGAACTGTCCCGCGCCCCTTCCGGCGAGCTGCGGCCGGTGGAGCTCGAACGCCAGATGCTGATTCCGCAATACTCGACCTCGCGGCTGATCGACCGCCTGGTCGACGAAGGCCTCGCCTCGCGGCGCGAATGCAAGATCGACAAGCGCGGCCAGTTCGTCGAGATCACCGAAGCCGGCCGCGAGTTGCAGAAGCGGATGTGGGGGGCCTATTCGGCGGCAATCGAGAAATATGTCGGTTCGAAGCTGTCGGATGCCGACGCCGTCAAGCTAAGCACGCTGCTCGATCGTCTGGGCTGCTCGTGCGGCGAGATGAAATTGCCGCCCGTCGCCAACGTCAACGAAAGCACACCGTCGCGATGA
- a CDS encoding FAD-dependent oxidoreductase, producing the protein MSYKNFKVDTDSDGIALVTWDIPGRSMNVLDETSTSELDAIVKATTADAAVKGVVITSAKEAFCAGADLSMLEGMNQAYAKVLKEQGETAANQMLFDQSRRFSQVLRSIETSGKPWAAAINGLALGGGFEITLCCHYRVAAENPKTRLGLPEVKVGLFPGAGGTQRVPRLVPPQDAMTILLKGDPVTVDKAKALNLIHAIVPAADLIKAAKDWIKGGGKAVAPWDEKGFKLPGGPVFSKAGMMMFPAGNAIYRRETYDNYPAARAIMSCVYEGLQLPIDAALRVESRYFTSVLRSKEAAAMIRSLFLSMQELNKGARRPKDVPATKVKKIAVIGAGFMGASVGYVSARAGLDVVLIDRDQESADKGKAHAQKVIEEQIKKGRAKPGDAEALLARITPTADYAALRDVDLVIEAVFEDRKAKAETFAKAQEYLKPDVIFASNTSTLPITSLAESFKDQGKFVGIHFFSPVEKMMLVEIILGKNTGDVALATALDYVRQIGKTPIVVNDSRGFFANRCVGRYVAEGNEMFLEGVPPAMIENCAKMAGMPVGPLSLSDEVALDLGLKIMKATEADLGPNAINPDQKKLMVEMVEKQGRLGRKNSKGFYDYPEKGKGQKSLWPGLSALQPKQLDPDTLDIEELKQRFLVVQAVEAARTVEDHVITDPREADVGSILGFGFAPFTGGTLSYIDFMGTKKFVELCHKLEAKYGSRFTPPKLLEEMAAKGETFYGRFAPKKAAA; encoded by the coding sequence ATGTCGTACAAGAACTTCAAGGTTGACACCGATTCCGACGGCATTGCGCTCGTCACCTGGGACATCCCGGGCCGCTCGATGAACGTGCTCGACGAGACCTCGACTAGCGAGCTCGATGCGATCGTCAAGGCGACCACCGCCGACGCCGCGGTGAAGGGCGTCGTCATCACCTCGGCGAAAGAAGCGTTCTGCGCCGGCGCCGACCTCTCCATGCTCGAAGGCATGAACCAGGCTTACGCGAAGGTTCTCAAGGAGCAGGGCGAGACTGCAGCGAACCAGATGCTGTTCGACCAGAGCCGCAGATTCTCGCAGGTGCTGCGCTCGATCGAAACCTCGGGCAAGCCGTGGGCGGCGGCGATCAACGGCCTCGCGCTCGGCGGCGGCTTCGAGATTACGCTGTGCTGCCATTATCGCGTCGCGGCGGAGAATCCCAAGACCCGTCTCGGCCTGCCCGAGGTCAAGGTCGGCCTGTTCCCCGGCGCCGGCGGCACGCAGCGCGTGCCGCGCCTGGTGCCGCCGCAGGACGCCATGACGATCCTGCTCAAGGGCGATCCGGTTACGGTCGACAAGGCCAAGGCGCTGAACCTGATCCACGCCATCGTTCCCGCCGCCGACCTCATCAAGGCCGCGAAGGACTGGATCAAGGGCGGCGGCAAGGCCGTCGCGCCCTGGGACGAGAAGGGCTTCAAGCTACCCGGCGGCCCGGTGTTCTCCAAGGCCGGCATGATGATGTTCCCGGCCGGCAACGCGATCTATCGCCGCGAGACCTATGACAACTACCCGGCCGCGCGTGCGATCATGAGCTGCGTCTATGAGGGGCTGCAGCTGCCGATCGACGCGGCGCTGCGCGTCGAGTCGCGCTACTTCACCTCGGTGCTGCGTTCGAAGGAAGCGGCCGCGATGATCCGCAGCCTGTTCCTGTCGATGCAGGAGCTGAACAAGGGCGCGCGCCGTCCGAAGGACGTGCCCGCCACCAAGGTGAAGAAGATCGCCGTGATCGGCGCCGGCTTCATGGGCGCGAGCGTCGGCTACGTCTCGGCCCGCGCCGGCCTCGACGTCGTCCTGATCGATCGCGACCAGGAGAGCGCCGACAAGGGCAAGGCGCATGCGCAGAAGGTGATCGAGGAGCAGATCAAGAAGGGCCGCGCCAAGCCGGGTGATGCCGAAGCGCTGCTCGCGCGCATCACGCCGACCGCGGACTACGCTGCGCTGAGGGACGTCGACCTCGTCATCGAGGCCGTGTTCGAGGACCGCAAGGCCAAGGCCGAGACATTCGCCAAGGCGCAGGAATACCTCAAGCCCGACGTGATCTTCGCGTCCAACACCTCGACGCTGCCGATCACCTCGCTGGCCGAGAGCTTCAAGGACCAGGGCAAGTTCGTCGGCATCCACTTCTTCTCGCCGGTCGAGAAGATGATGCTGGTCGAGATCATCCTCGGCAAGAACACCGGCGACGTCGCGCTCGCGACCGCGCTCGACTACGTCCGCCAGATCGGCAAGACGCCGATCGTGGTCAACGACTCCAGAGGCTTCTTCGCCAATCGCTGCGTCGGCCGCTACGTGGCCGAAGGCAACGAGATGTTCCTTGAAGGCGTGCCGCCGGCGATGATCGAGAACTGCGCCAAGATGGCCGGCATGCCGGTGGGCCCCCTCTCGCTCTCGGACGAAGTCGCGCTCGACCTTGGCCTCAAGATCATGAAGGCGACCGAAGCCGATCTCGGCCCCAACGCCATCAACCCCGATCAGAAGAAGCTGATGGTGGAGATGGTCGAGAAGCAGGGCCGCCTGGGGCGCAAGAACAGCAAGGGCTTCTACGACTATCCCGAGAAGGGCAAGGGCCAGAAGAGCCTGTGGCCGGGCCTCTCGGCCTTGCAGCCGAAGCAGCTCGACCCCGACACGCTCGACATCGAGGAGCTGAAGCAGCGCTTCCTGGTGGTGCAGGCGGTGGAGGCCGCACGCACGGTCGAGGATCACGTCATCACCGATCCGCGCGAGGCGGATGTCGGCTCGATCCTCGGCTTCGGCTTTGCGCCGTTCACCGGTGGCACGCTGTCCTACATCGACTTCATGGGCACGAAGAAGTTCGTCGAGCTCTGCCACAAGCTGGAAGCGAAGTACGGCTCGCGCTTCACCCCGCCGAAGCTGCTGGAGGAGATGGCCGCGAAGGGCGAGACCTTCTACGGCCGCTTCGCGCCGAAGAAGGCTGCGGCCTGA
- a CDS encoding acetyl-CoA C-acetyltransferase has protein sequence MADAYIYDHVRTPRGRGKADGALHEVTALALATVPLKALKDRNNLPEDSVDDVVLGVVDPVGEAGSDIARFAALKAGLGEAVPGVQISRFCASGLDAVNFAAAQVMSGQHELVIGGGAESMSRVGIGASGGAWPMDPSMAVPAYFMPQGVSADLIATKYGFSRDDVDAYAVQSQQRAGKAWDEGRFNKSVVPVKDINGLTILAKDEHMRPSTTMQSLAQLQPSFTMMAQMGGFDGVAVQSHPEIERVNYVHHAGNSSGIVDGAGAVLLGSKEAGSKYGLKPRAKIRAFANVGSEPAMMLTGPVDVTEKLFARSGMKKSDIDLFELNEAFASVVLRYIQAFDIDNAKINVNGGAIALGHPLGATGAMILGTVLDELERTSKSTALVTLCIGGGMGTATIIERV, from the coding sequence ATGGCAGATGCCTATATCTACGACCACGTCCGAACCCCGCGTGGCCGCGGCAAGGCCGACGGCGCGCTGCACGAAGTGACCGCGCTCGCGCTCGCCACCGTGCCGTTGAAGGCGCTGAAGGACCGCAACAACCTTCCCGAGGATTCGGTCGATGACGTCGTACTCGGCGTGGTCGATCCGGTCGGCGAAGCCGGTTCCGACATCGCGCGCTTTGCCGCGCTGAAGGCCGGTCTCGGCGAAGCCGTGCCCGGCGTGCAGATCAGCCGCTTCTGCGCCTCCGGCCTCGATGCCGTGAACTTCGCTGCCGCGCAGGTGATGAGCGGCCAGCATGAGCTCGTGATCGGCGGCGGTGCCGAATCGATGAGCCGCGTCGGCATCGGCGCCTCCGGCGGCGCCTGGCCGATGGACCCCTCGATGGCGGTGCCGGCCTATTTCATGCCGCAGGGCGTGTCGGCCGATCTGATCGCCACCAAATACGGCTTCTCCCGCGACGATGTCGACGCCTATGCGGTGCAGAGCCAGCAGCGCGCAGGCAAGGCCTGGGACGAGGGCCGCTTCAACAAGTCGGTCGTGCCGGTCAAGGACATCAACGGCCTCACCATCCTCGCCAAGGACGAGCATATGCGGCCCTCGACGACGATGCAGTCGCTGGCGCAGCTGCAGCCGTCGTTCACGATGATGGCGCAGATGGGCGGCTTCGACGGCGTTGCGGTGCAGTCGCATCCCGAGATCGAGCGCGTCAACTACGTGCATCACGCCGGCAATTCCTCCGGCATCGTCGACGGTGCCGGCGCCGTGCTGCTCGGCAGCAAGGAAGCGGGTAGCAAGTATGGTCTGAAGCCGCGCGCAAAGATCCGCGCCTTCGCCAATGTCGGCTCGGAGCCGGCGATGATGCTGACCGGTCCGGTCGACGTCACCGAGAAGCTGTTCGCGCGCTCGGGCATGAAGAAGTCGGACATCGACCTGTTCGAGCTCAACGAGGCCTTCGCCTCGGTGGTGCTGCGCTACATCCAGGCCTTCGACATCGACAACGCCAAGATCAACGTCAATGGCGGCGCCATCGCGCTCGGCCATCCGCTCGGGGCGACCGGCGCGATGATCCTCGGCACCGTGCTCGACGAGCTCGAGCGCACCAGTAAATCCACCGCCCTGGTCACGCTGTGCATCGGCGGCGGCATGGGCACCGCGACCATCATCGAGCGCGTGTAA
- a CDS encoding acyl-CoA dehydrogenase C-terminal domain-containing protein: MPIYKAPVEDVNFLLNDVFQIDRYDNLAGFSDASSDVREAIFGEAAKLAEEVLQPLNRVGDLEGCKRADDGSVTTPKGFKDAFKQVAEGGWLGLSAPTEFGGQGLPVTLSQAVNEFQISANMAFSMYGGLTMGATAALLVHGTPEQKQTYVPKMVAGEWTGTMNLTEPHCGTDLGMLRTKAVRQADGSFKITGTKIFISAGEHDLANNIIHLVLARIEGAPAGIKGVSLFVVPKFLVNADGSVGQRNGVVCGSIEHKMGIHGNSTCVMNYDNATGWLIGEENKGMQGMFVMMNEARLGVAVQGLAQSEVAYQNAVAYARERIQGRALTGAKAPDKPADPIIVHPDVRRTLLSIRAFNEAARAFVMWTALKSDVAHRSEDPKDRQAADDHMGLMTPVLKGFLTDYGFANAVQAQQMYGGHGYIAEQGMEQFVRDARIAMIYEGANGIQALDLVGRKLPRDGGRAIMAFFGEVMAFAKENGGDEALKPFITPLSTSLGHLQQATTWLMQNAMAKPDNAGAAATDYLHLFGFVALGYMWAKMAKVTNAKIAESGATPYLSTKLVTGRFFMERMLPETAANLARIQAGCATIMELPAEAF; the protein is encoded by the coding sequence ATGCCGATCTATAAAGCCCCCGTCGAAGACGTGAACTTCCTGCTCAACGACGTCTTCCAGATCGACCGCTACGACAATCTGGCCGGCTTCTCCGATGCCTCGAGCGACGTGCGCGAGGCGATCTTCGGCGAGGCCGCCAAGCTCGCCGAAGAGGTGCTGCAGCCGCTCAACCGTGTCGGCGATCTCGAAGGCTGCAAGCGCGCGGACGACGGCAGCGTCACCACCCCGAAGGGTTTCAAGGACGCCTTCAAGCAGGTCGCCGAAGGCGGTTGGCTCGGGCTGTCGGCGCCGACCGAGTTCGGCGGCCAGGGCCTGCCGGTGACGCTCTCCCAGGCCGTCAACGAATTCCAGATCTCCGCCAACATGGCGTTCTCGATGTATGGCGGCCTCACCATGGGCGCGACCGCGGCGCTTCTGGTGCACGGCACGCCCGAGCAGAAGCAGACCTACGTGCCGAAGATGGTGGCCGGCGAGTGGACCGGCACCATGAACCTGACCGAGCCGCATTGCGGCACCGACCTCGGCATGCTCCGCACCAAGGCGGTGCGGCAGGCTGACGGCAGCTTCAAGATCACGGGCACCAAGATCTTCATCTCGGCCGGCGAGCATGATCTCGCCAACAACATCATCCACCTCGTGCTCGCCCGCATCGAGGGCGCGCCCGCCGGCATCAAGGGCGTCTCGCTGTTCGTGGTGCCGAAATTCCTGGTCAACGCCGACGGTTCGGTCGGGCAGCGCAACGGCGTCGTCTGCGGCTCGATCGAGCACAAGATGGGCATCCACGGCAATTCCACCTGCGTGATGAACTACGACAACGCCACCGGCTGGCTGATCGGCGAAGAGAACAAGGGCATGCAGGGCATGTTCGTGATGATGAACGAGGCGAGGCTCGGCGTCGCCGTGCAGGGCCTGGCGCAGTCGGAGGTCGCCTATCAGAACGCGGTCGCCTATGCCCGCGAGCGCATCCAGGGCCGCGCGTTGACGGGTGCTAAGGCGCCGGACAAGCCGGCCGATCCGATCATCGTCCATCCCGACGTGCGCCGCACGCTGCTCTCGATCCGCGCCTTCAACGAGGCCGCGCGCGCCTTCGTGATGTGGACCGCGCTGAAGAGCGACGTCGCTCACCGCTCCGAGGACCCGAAGGACCGCCAGGCCGCCGACGACCATATGGGCCTGATGACGCCGGTGCTGAAAGGCTTCCTCACCGATTACGGCTTCGCCAACGCGGTGCAGGCGCAGCAGATGTATGGCGGCCACGGCTACATCGCCGAGCAGGGCATGGAGCAGTTCGTGCGCGATGCGCGCATCGCGATGATCTATGAAGGCGCCAACGGCATCCAGGCGCTCGACCTCGTCGGCCGCAAGCTGCCGCGCGACGGCGGCCGCGCCATCATGGCCTTCTTCGGCGAGGTCATGGCCTTCGCCAAGGAGAACGGCGGCGACGAGGCGCTCAAGCCCTTCATCACGCCGCTCTCGACCTCGCTGGGTCACCTGCAGCAGGCCACGACCTGGCTGATGCAGAACGCGATGGCCAAGCCCGACAATGCGGGCGCGGCCGCAACCGACTACCTGCATCTCTTCGGCTTCGTCGCGCTCGGCTACATGTGGGCGAAGATGGCCAAGGTGACGAATGCCAAGATTGCCGAGAGCGGGGCGACGCCCTATCTCTCGACCAAGCTCGTCACCGGCCGCTTCTTCATGGAGCGGATGCTGCCGGAGACCGCGGCCAATCTCGCGCGCATCCAGGCCGGCTGCGCCACCATCATGGAATTGCCGGCGGAAGCGTTCTGA
- a CDS encoding nuclear transport factor 2 family protein, which yields MTGLDSWYAYMKSHDRAALWDLLHPDAVFESPVVHSPQRGRDITFKYLSSAEKVLGGPGFTYVGEWRSDNGAVLEFKNVIDGIEINGVDIISFDADGRITHFKVMVRPLKAINMLHRLMAEQLAAAQS from the coding sequence ATGACCGGCCTCGATTCCTGGTACGCCTACATGAAGTCTCACGATCGCGCCGCGCTCTGGGACCTCCTGCACCCCGACGCCGTGTTCGAAAGCCCCGTGGTGCATTCACCGCAGCGCGGCCGCGACATCACCTTCAAATATCTCTCCAGCGCCGAGAAGGTGCTCGGCGGCCCCGGCTTCACCTATGTCGGTGAATGGCGCAGCGATAATGGTGCGGTGCTCGAATTCAAGAATGTCATCGACGGCATCGAGATCAACGGTGTCGACATCATCAGCTTCGATGCCGACGGACGCATCACCCATTTCAAGGTGATGGTGCGTCCGCTCAAGGCGATCAACATGCTGCACCGCCTGATGGCGGAGCAGCTTGCCGCCGCACAATCATAA
- a CDS encoding PadR family transcriptional regulator, whose amino-acid sequence MALGDAILACLTERPMTGYELAKTFDSSIGFFWKADHQQIYRELSKLRDRGFIQGREVVQTGKPNKLVYTLTPEGRTALRHWAARPSTPASTKDDLLVRLHALDSIDIEPLRTDLMARLEHHRDRHANYERILKKRFPDGTAEGRLDLGNLLLLRLGARHEQMVADFCEEALAALSAMSGKATVVPLDEGKREQG is encoded by the coding sequence ATGGCACTGGGTGACGCAATCCTCGCATGCCTGACGGAACGTCCGATGACGGGCTACGAGCTCGCCAAGACGTTCGATTCCTCGATCGGCTTCTTCTGGAAGGCCGACCATCAGCAGATCTACCGCGAGCTCTCCAAGCTGCGCGACCGCGGCTTCATCCAGGGCCGCGAGGTCGTGCAGACAGGCAAGCCCAACAAGCTGGTTTATACGCTCACTCCGGAGGGGCGAACAGCGCTGCGGCACTGGGCCGCGCGACCGAGCACGCCAGCCTCGACCAAGGACGACCTCCTGGTCCGTCTCCATGCGCTCGACAGCATCGATATCGAGCCGCTGCGCACCGATCTGATGGCCCGCCTGGAGCACCATCGCGACCGCCACGCCAATTACGAGCGCATCCTGAAGAAGCGCTTTCCGGACGGCACCGCGGAGGGCCGGCTCGATCTCGGCAATCTGCTGCTGCTTCGTTTGGGGGCCCGGCACGAGCAGATGGTGGCCGATTTCTGCGAGGAGGCGCTGGCGGCGCTCTCGGCGATGAGCGGCAAGGCCACGGTCGTGCCGCTGGACGAGGGCAAGCGCGAGCAGGGCTGA
- a CDS encoding NAD-dependent succinate-semialdehyde dehydrogenase codes for MIDYPALALFIDGQGRDAAGRATVPVRNPATGQVIGQLPCAGAEDLEEALASLARGHEQWRRMSPGDRGGILQRAAALITERREQIASLITLELGKPIAEARTEVETAAALFVWNGEEGRRAYGRVIPSRHRAIQQVAIREPLGPIAAFSPWNAPAITPARKISSALAAGCAVVIKPAEETPATALAIAAAVNDAGLPAGVLNVVFGDPALISQTLLRSPVIRGLTFTGSTEIGRQLGALAVQGLKRMTLELGGHAPVLIFDDVDPEAAALSAVTAKFRNAGQVCTSPTRFFVHESIHDRFAARLAELAEAIVVGDGFDASTQMGPLAHARRVESMERFVDDARARQIRVAAGGRRCGETGYFYRPTVLSHVDQECLASNVEPFGPLAATAPFRTVDEALQLANRLPFGLAAYVMTHDMRNASAASEAIQSGNVIVNHWQASLPETPFGGYKDSGIGSEGGIEGLQEFQTLKYVSQLAA; via the coding sequence ATGATCGACTATCCTGCGCTCGCACTCTTCATCGATGGCCAGGGGCGAGACGCCGCCGGGCGCGCCACCGTTCCGGTGCGCAATCCTGCAACAGGGCAGGTCATCGGGCAGCTGCCCTGTGCCGGCGCAGAGGATCTGGAGGAGGCGCTCGCATCGCTCGCGCGGGGGCATGAGCAATGGCGCCGGATGTCGCCCGGCGACCGGGGCGGCATCCTGCAGCGCGCCGCGGCGCTGATCACCGAGCGGCGCGAGCAGATCGCAAGCCTGATCACGCTGGAGCTCGGCAAGCCGATCGCCGAAGCCCGCACCGAGGTCGAGACCGCGGCCGCGCTGTTCGTGTGGAATGGGGAGGAGGGACGCCGCGCCTATGGCCGGGTCATTCCCTCTCGCCATCGTGCCATCCAGCAGGTCGCGATCCGTGAGCCGCTCGGTCCGATCGCGGCCTTTTCGCCCTGGAATGCGCCGGCCATCACGCCGGCACGCAAGATCTCCAGCGCCCTCGCAGCGGGCTGTGCCGTCGTGATCAAGCCGGCGGAGGAAACACCGGCGACGGCGCTTGCCATTGCCGCCGCGGTCAACGACGCCGGGCTTCCGGCCGGCGTGCTCAACGTCGTGTTCGGCGACCCCGCGCTGATCTCGCAGACGCTGCTGCGTTCGCCCGTCATCCGCGGACTCACCTTCACCGGATCGACCGAGATCGGCCGGCAGCTCGGGGCGCTTGCCGTGCAGGGCCTGAAGCGGATGACGCTGGAGCTCGGCGGCCACGCGCCCGTGCTGATCTTCGACGACGTCGATCCCGAAGCTGCCGCGCTGTCGGCGGTCACCGCCAAGTTCCGCAATGCCGGCCAGGTCTGCACCTCGCCGACGCGCTTCTTCGTGCATGAATCGATCCACGACCGCTTCGCGGCCAGACTGGCCGAACTCGCCGAGGCCATCGTGGTCGGAGATGGATTCGATGCATCGACCCAGATGGGACCGCTAGCCCATGCGCGGCGCGTGGAGAGCATGGAGCGTTTCGTGGACGACGCGCGGGCGCGCCAGATCCGCGTCGCGGCGGGCGGCCGGCGCTGCGGAGAGACCGGATATTTTTACCGCCCCACCGTGCTCTCCCATGTCGACCAGGAGTGCCTCGCCTCCAACGTCGAGCCGTTCGGCCCGCTGGCGGCGACGGCTCCGTTCCGCACCGTGGACGAGGCGCTGCAGCTCGCCAATCGCCTGCCTTTCGGGCTCGCCGCCTATGTGATGACGCACGACATGCGCAACGCCTCCGCCGCATCCGAGGCGATCCAGAGTGGCAACGTGATCGTCAATCATTGGCAGGCATCGCTGCCGGAAACGCCGTTTGGCGGCTACAAGGACAGTGGCATCGGCAGCGAAGGCGGCATCGAGGGCCTTCAGGAGTTCCAGACCCTCAAATACGTCAGCCAGCTGGCGGCCTGA
- a CDS encoding ABC transporter substrate-binding protein, whose protein sequence is MKTKALVAALAALSVWGPAQAEIAKGTVKIGVLTDMSGPYADNVGAGSVLAAQMAVEDFGGKAGGMPVEIVSADHQNKADVGLGIARRWYDTEGVDAITEVVSSGVALAVQQLTREKDKVFLATGPGTPDLTGKACSPNGMHWAYDNYALANVATAPLVKKGLKSWFFLTADYSFGQALEAEASKVVLANGGTVLGAARAPLNTPDFSSFLLQAQASKSQVVGLANAGADMMNSLKQANEFGLTAGGQSIAALLVNLPDIHGLGLANAKGLIFADSFYWDANDKTRAWSKRFMERFKGKAPGSLQIAVYGAVTHYLKAIDAKKSESGAALVAEMKKLPINDVYTTNASIREDGRVIRDMYLLQVKDPSESKYPWDYYKILATVPGDQAFRPLKDGNCPLVAK, encoded by the coding sequence GTGAAGACGAAAGCTTTGGTTGCGGCTCTGGCAGCGCTGTCCGTATGGGGACCCGCGCAAGCGGAGATCGCCAAGGGCACCGTGAAGATCGGCGTGCTCACCGACATGTCCGGTCCCTATGCCGACAATGTTGGCGCGGGATCGGTCCTGGCGGCGCAGATGGCGGTGGAGGATTTCGGCGGCAAGGCCGGCGGCATGCCGGTCGAGATCGTCTCGGCCGACCATCAGAACAAGGCCGATGTCGGTCTCGGCATCGCGCGGCGCTGGTACGACACTGAAGGCGTCGATGCGATCACCGAGGTAGTCTCGTCGGGCGTCGCGCTGGCCGTGCAGCAACTGACCCGCGAAAAGGACAAGGTCTTCCTCGCCACCGGCCCCGGAACGCCCGACCTCACCGGCAAGGCCTGTTCGCCGAACGGCATGCACTGGGCCTACGACAATTACGCGCTGGCGAATGTCGCGACCGCGCCGCTGGTCAAGAAGGGCCTGAAGAGCTGGTTCTTCCTGACCGCCGATTACAGCTTCGGACAGGCGCTCGAGGCGGAAGCCTCCAAGGTGGTGCTCGCCAATGGCGGCACGGTGCTGGGTGCGGCGCGGGCGCCGCTCAACACGCCGGACTTCTCGTCTTTCCTGTTGCAGGCCCAGGCTTCGAAGTCGCAGGTGGTCGGACTCGCCAATGCCGGCGCCGACATGATGAATTCGTTAAAGCAGGCGAACGAGTTCGGCCTCACCGCCGGCGGGCAGAGCATCGCGGCGCTGCTGGTCAATCTGCCCGACATTCACGGTCTCGGTCTCGCCAACGCCAAGGGGCTCATCTTCGCCGACAGCTTCTATTGGGATGCCAATGACAAGACCCGTGCCTGGAGCAAGCGCTTCATGGAGCGCTTCAAGGGCAAGGCGCCCGGCAGCCTGCAGATCGCGGTGTATGGCGCGGTCACGCATTACCTGAAGGCAATCGATGCGAAGAAGAGCGAGTCGGGTGCGGCTCTGGTCGCAGAGATGAAGAAGCTGCCGATCAACGACGTCTACACCACCAACGCTTCGATCCGCGAGGATGGGCGGGTGATCCGCGACATGTATTTGCTGCAGGTCAAGGATCCTTCGGAATCGAAATATCCCTGGGACTATTACAAGATCCTCGCCACGGTACCGGGCGACCAGGCGTTCCGTCCGCTCAAGGACGGCAATTGCCCGCTGGTCGCCAAGTAG
- a CDS encoding alpha/beta fold hydrolase — protein sequence MSPRFEATIGRYLQLDLFGRSHRLYVEEAGQGIPLLCLHTAGADGRQYRALMNDPRVTSKFRVIAFDMPWHGKSSPPAGWHDEEYQLTSAQYTGMILSVAEALELDRPVVMGCSIGGRIVLHLALDHPERFRAIIGLQAGAHVDPYYDLNFLHRPDVHGGEVCAAIVSGLVGPEAPDADRWETLWHYMQGGPGVFKGDLYFYKLDGDIRDRVAQIDTSRCPLFLLSGEYDYSCTPQETLAVANSIKGSHVTIMKGLGHFPMSEDPEKFLGYLLPVLQAID from the coding sequence ATGAGCCCGCGTTTCGAAGCCACGATCGGCCGTTATCTTCAGCTCGATCTGTTCGGCCGCAGCCACCGTCTGTATGTCGAAGAGGCCGGCCAGGGCATTCCGCTGCTGTGCCTGCATACCGCGGGCGCCGACGGCCGCCAATATCGCGCGCTGATGAACGATCCGCGCGTAACGTCGAAATTTCGCGTCATCGCTTTCGACATGCCCTGGCACGGCAAATCGTCGCCGCCGGCCGGCTGGCACGACGAGGAATACCAGCTGACCTCGGCCCAATACACCGGAATGATCCTGAGCGTCGCCGAAGCGCTCGAACTCGACAGGCCGGTCGTGATGGGCTGCTCGATCGGCGGACGCATCGTGCTGCATCTGGCGCTCGACCATCCCGAACGCTTCCGCGCCATCATCGGCCTGCAGGCCGGCGCTCATGTCGATCCTTATTACGACCTCAACTTCCTGCACCGTCCGGACGTGCATGGCGGCGAGGTCTGCGCGGCGATTGTCTCCGGCCTCGTCGGCCCCGAAGCACCCGATGCCGATCGCTGGGAAACGCTGTGGCACTACATGCAGGGCGGTCCCGGCGTCTTCAAGGGCGACCTGTATTTCTACAAGCTCGACGGCGACATCCGAGATCGCGTCGCGCAGATCGATACGTCGCGTTGTCCGCTGTTCCTGCTGTCGGGCGAGTACGACTATTCGTGCACCCCACAGGAAACGCTCGCGGTCGCCAACAGCATCAAGGGCAGCCACGTGACCATCATGAAGGGCCTCGGCCACTTCCCGATGAGCGAAGATCCCGAGAAGTTCCTCGGATATCTGCTGCCCGTTCTGCAGGCCATCGACTGA